From Weissella confusa, a single genomic window includes:
- a CDS encoding glycerophosphoryl diester phosphodiesterase membrane domain-containing protein produces MKQSIWTLLWRRFWQSKWTLSRLFFSITILISVIVVPVLKGLLYVGQWLDEVPFMSLSNVGQVLMQNPIFTVILVITVLILLTVFISQLASYTIGFSAVHEGQRPTATSVMKTALHRLRQGGVGAWVLILFYGIVVLPFPMLAFHSQLTADLIIPQFVWPTITGTPWMLTLIWVLGLAALFFAIRFFYVLPEIMLAEHKAGLAIKNSWRKTSGAQGIKLALTLLAGSILVGLLTLIVFGLTWSAQYIVDWFAPFTVSALTAVATFTFATLIDIFFGIMSLQFIIGLMARDYQVVQLVDYATKPRHTKRVVGLILMLGALIQGAGPSLFFVVNTVSRPLVPCHIVVWMTVTVYKTQFRR; encoded by the coding sequence ATGAAACAATCAATCTGGACGCTGTTATGGCGTCGGTTTTGGCAATCGAAATGGACGCTGAGTCGGCTGTTCTTCTCGATTACGATTTTAATTTCAGTCATCGTCGTCCCAGTTTTGAAGGGTTTGCTGTACGTCGGCCAATGGCTTGATGAAGTGCCGTTTATGTCCCTTTCAAATGTGGGACAAGTGCTGATGCAAAATCCAATCTTCACGGTTATTTTAGTCATCACGGTGCTGATTCTATTAACGGTGTTTATTAGTCAATTGGCCAGTTACACGATTGGCTTTTCGGCAGTACATGAGGGGCAACGTCCGACTGCAACTAGCGTCATGAAGACCGCGTTGCACCGTTTGCGTCAAGGTGGTGTTGGTGCGTGGGTATTGATTTTGTTTTACGGCATTGTCGTATTACCGTTCCCAATGCTAGCATTTCACTCGCAATTAACGGCGGATTTAATCATTCCACAATTTGTATGGCCGACTATCACTGGCACACCGTGGATGTTAACGCTTATCTGGGTGCTTGGTTTAGCAGCATTATTCTTCGCAATTCGCTTTTTCTACGTATTGCCAGAAATTATGCTTGCCGAACACAAGGCGGGGCTGGCAATCAAAAATAGTTGGCGTAAAACGAGCGGGGCGCAAGGTATTAAATTAGCGCTGACACTGTTGGCTGGTTCAATTTTGGTTGGCTTATTAACGTTGATTGTCTTTGGATTGACTTGGAGTGCGCAATACATTGTTGATTGGTTCGCACCATTCACGGTGAGTGCGCTAACAGCGGTTGCAACCTTCACGTTTGCGACGTTGATTGATATTTTCTTTGGCATCATGAGTTTGCAGTTCATTATTGGGTTGATGGCTCGTGATTATCAGGTTGTGCAACTTGTTGATTATGCTACGAAGCCACGCCACACAAAGCGTGTTGTTGGGCTGATTCTAATGCTTGGTGCGTTAATCCAAGGAGCGGGACCGTCATTGTTCTTCGTTGTGAATACCGTTAGCCGACCATTAGTACCTTGTCACATCGTGGTGTGGATGACGGTAACGGTGTACAAAACACAATTCCGGCGATGA